ATCTCTCTCAAGCTAAGGCTTTACCACAAATATCAAAAGAAAGCGATGAACTGACAAGGCGCATTATTCAAGCTATTTATGACGAATCACAAAAAGGATTGAGCGAAGAGATTCTCAAAATTGATAAAAATAATCTTAAAAAAGTAAGTATTTTCGGAGATTTAGGACAAGATAAAGTTATTACTCTGCCAGATTTTGGTGTGAATATTTACATAGGGGAGGAGAGTGTATTTGAATTGAGTGATATTGCTAAAATTTATCCCTATTCCCCTATTTTGCAATATTTTGGCATACCAAAAGGTTCGCTCAAGCTTTGGACAAAAGATTTTGAAACTATGCGTTTAAGTGCCGAAGTCAATAATTTAACTTATCCACTTTATGATAAAAATGCTCAACGTTTAAGTCATTTTTTTCTTGAAGGAGTAATTGATAAGCGCGGCATATTCATTGGTTCAAAAAATAAAAAATTTATGTTTGTCAAAGAGGGCAATATTGTTAAAGTTATTCTTGATGGTTATAATCTGCGTATTGATGAGGTTTTTTCCAGCAAGATTCCCGCTCTTGCACAGATTAATCAAGAAAATGAGAAAAAAGAGATTCTTACTCCAGAGCAACGTAGAAAACAAGAAGAATTTATTAAAGCAAAACAAAGATATGAGCGCGAAAATAAACTCTCACCACATATTGTTTATCTTGAAACACGCAATATGGATTTTTATCTTAAGCAATATGTGATTCCATCAGATGTTGCATCTGTTGCTTTGCGCGATGGAATGATACGAGCTGATGTTACTTATGGTAATGGAGTGGCAAATGTTGATATGGCATATTCACGAGCAATTTTGCGCTTGAGCAATTTTAGTGCTACATTTCTTAATCGTGTGTGGCAACGTAATATTTTTCGGGGAGGGCTTTTTAATTTTAAGGGTATTTATGACGATGGCACGCTTAAAGGTGAAATTAGTATGCAAAATACGATTTATCAAGATTTGGCTATTGTGCAAAATGTTCTTGCACTTATTGATACAATTCCTGCATTGCTTACTTTTCGCAAACCCGGACTTGGCGCAAATGGTTATGAGATTAAAAATGGTAAAGTGAATCTCCTTATCAATGATGAATATTTGGTGCTTGAGAATATTCATTTGGTGGGCAGTTCTATTGATGTGGAAGGCGGAGGACTTGTTACATTAAAGAATCAGGCACTTGATATAGTCCTAAAAGCCTCTACGCTTAAGACTTTAACAGATATTATTAATACTATTCCATTGCTTAATTATGTCATTTTAGGGAGTGATGGTAAGATAACTACGGGAATTGTGCTCAAGGGCACGCTTGATAATCCAAAGAGTGAAGTAAGTGTTGTTGAAGATATTTTACTTAGCCCCTTTGAAATGGTTGGTAGAATCTTAAAGCCAGTAGATAAACTTTTAAATAATCTTTCCAATGCACTTGATGAAAGTGTAGAATCTATCCCACCAGAGATGTTTGATTCTAGCCAATCACCTCAAAAGTTGGATACAATAGAGTAAGACTAACAAATAAAAATGAGGAGTAATCTTGTTATCTGATTTGAGTTATAATCTTACTCTTCAAAAAAAACACAAAGATAGGGCAAAGGATTCATATGACACTTTATGATTGCAATCTTGGAGAAGAGTGCAAGATAGTGCGCTGTGATACACAAGATAGCGCACTTAAAGATAGGTTTATATCTTTTGGCATAGTGAAAGATAAAATATGTCGTGTAGTGAGGCATTCAATCAATCATTTGGCAGTGGCAGTAGTGATTGAAGGCACACAAGTAGCCTTGCGAGATTCTGAAGCAAAATTAATCATTGTTGAACCCATAAAGTGAAAGCATATCGTGGCAACACAAAAAGTTATAAAAAAACCTATACCTAAGTCAAAGGTTTTCAAAAAGCATAATAAAAAAGACATTGAGATTATTAAATCACGATTTTTAGAACATTATGGCAATGCAAAAACTGAACTCGTGTATCGTAATATTTACGAGTTGCTTGTATGCGTAATGCTTTCGGCTCAATGCACGGATAAGCGTGTGAATCTTGTAACACCAGCATTATTTAAAGCCTATCCAAATGTGGCAGCTTTAAGTCAAGCACATCTTGAAGATATTAAGGTTTTGATTCAATCTGTTTCATTTTTTAACAATAAGGCTAAACATCTTCTCACAATGGCAAATCAAGTAATGAATGATTTTAATGGGCAAATTCCAACCACACAAGCAGAGTTAAAGACTCTTGCGGGTGTGGGGCAAAAAACTGCCAATGTAGTGCTTATAGAATTTTTTGAGCAAAATTATATGGCAGTGGATACACACGTATTTCGTGTTTCCCATCGTTTGGGATTGAGCAGAGCTAAAAGTGCTCTTGAGACAGAAAAGGAGCTTACGCAGGTTTTTAAAACACAGCTTAGCACTCTTCATCAAGCTTTTGTGCTTTTTGGTCGTTATACTTGTAAGGCTTTAAAACCGATATGTGAAAATTGTTTTGTAAGTGAATTTTGTCAAAAAAAATGTAATTTTAAGCCTGCTTAAAATATAAACTTCAATATTTTAATTGTATAGTGTATAATACTTGCTATACAACATTATCTTGTAAAGTAAAGGTGGTTTGGTATGGATATTATTCATCGTAGTTTTTTTGACATTGTGCAAAATAGCATTAATAAAACACCCCACGATTCAATTATGCCGCTTAAAAAGGGGTATTTAAGCAGGATTAGTATGATTGGCACACATAATAATGTATATTTGCTTTTTGACAAGGCTTTTTTGCGTATTTTTTGTGCAGAGTTTTTGGGTGAAGAAAATCCAAATGAACAAGCCTTAGAAGATATGGCAAAAGAGTTGGCAAATCTTACCGTTGGTAGAGCAAAGGTAATGACGCAGGAGCTTGGTAAAAGCTTTAATATTTCTACACCTGATTTTTTGGGGCATCGTTTGATTAAAAATTATGACCACGGATTACACTTTCGGCTTAATAATGGGCGATGTAGTATATATATAAGACGTGTAGATTAATTTTTAGGGAGTTATAATGGCAGGCGAAAGTATTTTAGATAAACAACGTATTCATTCAGCCAAAGAGATAGAACTTGCTACATATCTTGAAGATATGATGAAAAACTATACAGGGCTTTTGGATATGGAGGCATTATTTAATGCCGAGCTTGGCAGCACAAAGATTCCACTTGGTGAGATTTTGCGTTTTGAAAAAGGATCAATTATTGACCTTGGCAAGCCTGCTGGGGAGAGTGTTGAGATTTTCATTAATGGACGTGTGATTGGAAAGGGTGAAGTAATGGTTTATGAACGCAATCTTGCTATTCGTATTAATGAAATTTTAGATTCTAATGCAATTGTGTATTATCTTACACGTGAGAAAAAATAAACTAAGTGAGAGAGACAAATGAGAATTAATATATTTCTCTTGTTGTTTATATTCTTTGCAAATATACTTTACGCTCAAGTGCAAGTGCAAAATATGGAGATAAAACAGGAAAATAATAAGATTGAGTTGATTCTCACGCTCAATGATGTTTATAATAAGCCTCCGCGTTTAAGCTCACAAAATGGATATAGAGGGGTTATATTTCCTGATTTGCAAGCAAAATCGCGGAATGAAAGCTTTAAGAATTTTTTTGTGAATGAAATGCAAATTTTTAATATTCAAAATGATCTTTATGTATTGGGTATCGGGGATACAAAGTTTATAGATGTGAGTGTCAGTAGAGCATCTCGTGCATTTAAAATTACTTTTAATAAAATCACACCTCCACAAAGTGAGATTGAAAAACTCTTAGAAAAACCGCATCAATCACAAGTGCCAATTATTGATCAGATTCCCCAATCTTTAGAATCTCAAAATAAGCAACAACAGAGTATTTTGCCTTTTAAAAATGATATAGGAATTGATACTTGGCGGTATGTCGCAGTTTTAGCCGTGATGAGTGTGCTTGTGCTTGTACTATGGTTTGTTAAACGATATATGATAAATAAAAAGCAGTTTGGGCATTATCTTGCACGTTTTGGCTCTCAAAAAGAAGCATTTGACCCTACCAAAATAGAAGTGGTATCACAAAAAAATCTTGATTCCAAACATCGCATTTTGACCATAGAATCTAATGGCTATCGGTATTTGATACTTATTGGAGCTACAAATACCACTTTGATTGACCGCTATCCTATCCCACAAAATATTAGCACACAAGAAAGATTACGTTTTGATGACCAATTTACGAAGCTTTTAGAGCAAAAGCAAGAACGACTTTCTAAATATCTCCATAATGATAAGTAATGACATATAAAATGCTCACATATTCTCCCTCGCGCCTTTGGCTATGGTTTATTGTATCATTTTTGATTCATATGATTATTATTGTTTTTTTGCTCGTGCATTTTGAACAAATGCAGTTTAAAAAAGGAACTTCTACTGATACGCGTATGAAAGTAGCAGGATTCCAAATTGTAGGTGGCGGAGAGTTAGAATCAACACAAAAT
This is a stretch of genomic DNA from Helicobacter sp. MIT 21-1697. It encodes these proteins:
- the fliN gene encoding flagellar motor switch protein FliN gives rise to the protein MAGESILDKQRIHSAKEIELATYLEDMMKNYTGLLDMEALFNAELGSTKIPLGEILRFEKGSIIDLGKPAGESVEIFINGRVIGKGEVMVYERNLAIRINEILDSNAIVYYLTREKK
- a CDS encoding DUF3971 domain-containing protein, with the protein product MYLRLNNKLVLEVQKLDISAWQTEDNSQSQDKKDTSMSADEILGWIKKFLFVTSYFEKLDIKNLVLVDKLQRSVYYDGKEYVINTPALIARLGVEDNNKVIELFIYQFDILQFGLQMQGKFSYQPLKKTLEMRIAISPQEQTNDPEQPTLFVHGVTDFHKINMEASSSHLYNLESIKPYILKLNNPILNDWLFKNVHYDVLKLHSLRFQSTLNKHFFPQLQKTLALDLAIESPKVYLAPHLKPIEATRVILYMRDEKLTFLLKEPFFTNMNLDGSEVTISNIFTQPPSVQVAIRSHNAVLNNELSNLLQIYNINVPLRSVDSVLDVNLDIDIQSKDKQLHTFVNGNIATPNTTLDIGGQKLIVDNFNLIFANAPNRAYVQLLNTKINYANDIQGILNILWNLQDSKLQGNLLIDKFALRSHNLSQAKALPQISKESDELTRRIIQAIYDESQKGLSEEILKIDKNNLKKVSIFGDLGQDKVITLPDFGVNIYIGEESVFELSDIAKIYPYSPILQYFGIPKGSLKLWTKDFETMRLSAEVNNLTYPLYDKNAQRLSHFFLEGVIDKRGIFIGSKNKKFMFVKEGNIVKVILDGYNLRIDEVFSSKIPALAQINQENEKKEILTPEQRRKQEEFIKAKQRYERENKLSPHIVYLETRNMDFYLKQYVIPSDVASVALRDGMIRADVTYGNGVANVDMAYSRAILRLSNFSATFLNRVWQRNIFRGGLFNFKGIYDDGTLKGEISMQNTIYQDLAIVQNVLALIDTIPALLTFRKPGLGANGYEIKNGKVNLLINDEYLVLENIHLVGSSIDVEGGGLVTLKNQALDIVLKASTLKTLTDIINTIPLLNYVILGSDGKITTGIVLKGTLDNPKSEVSVVEDILLSPFEMVGRILKPVDKLLNNLSNALDESVESIPPEMFDSSQSPQKLDTIE
- a CDS encoding chemotaxis protein CheX gives rise to the protein MDIIHRSFFDIVQNSINKTPHDSIMPLKKGYLSRISMIGTHNNVYLLFDKAFLRIFCAEFLGEENPNEQALEDMAKELANLTVGRAKVMTQELGKSFNISTPDFLGHRLIKNYDHGLHFRLNNGRCSIYIRRVD
- a CDS encoding FeoA family protein, with protein sequence MTLYDCNLGEECKIVRCDTQDSALKDRFISFGIVKDKICRVVRHSINHLAVAVVIEGTQVALRDSEAKLIIVEPIK
- a CDS encoding flagellar biosynthetic protein FliO; translated protein: MRINIFLLLFIFFANILYAQVQVQNMEIKQENNKIELILTLNDVYNKPPRLSSQNGYRGVIFPDLQAKSRNESFKNFFVNEMQIFNIQNDLYVLGIGDTKFIDVSVSRASRAFKITFNKITPPQSEIEKLLEKPHQSQVPIIDQIPQSLESQNKQQQSILPFKNDIGIDTWRYVAVLAVMSVLVLVLWFVKRYMINKKQFGHYLARFGSQKEAFDPTKIEVVSQKNLDSKHRILTIESNGYRYLILIGATNTTLIDRYPIPQNISTQERLRFDDQFTKLLEQKQERLSKYLHNDK
- the nth gene encoding endonuclease III produces the protein MKKPIPKSKVFKKHNKKDIEIIKSRFLEHYGNAKTELVYRNIYELLVCVMLSAQCTDKRVNLVTPALFKAYPNVAALSQAHLEDIKVLIQSVSFFNNKAKHLLTMANQVMNDFNGQIPTTQAELKTLAGVGQKTANVVLIEFFEQNYMAVDTHVFRVSHRLGLSRAKSALETEKELTQVFKTQLSTLHQAFVLFGRYTCKALKPICENCFVSEFCQKKCNFKPA